DNA sequence from the Acidothermus cellulolyticus 11B genome:
GGCTTGCCGAGGAGCGAATCGCGCCGCGCGCTGCGGAGATCGACCGTACCGGGGAATTCCCCTGGGACGTCCATGACGTGTTGGCCCGTTCCGGTTTCCATGCGCCGCGCATCCCCGAGCAGTACGGCGGAAGCGGAGCGGACGCGTTGGCGACCGCCGTCATCATCGAGGAAATCGCGCGGGTCTGTGCGGCGTCCTCGCTGATTCCCGCGGTCAACACGCTCGGCACCCTGCCGTTGCTGCTCGCCGGGGCGCATGAGCTCTGCGCACGTTATTTGCCGCTCGTCGCCAAGGGCGACGCCATGTTCTCGTATGCGCTGAGCGAGCCGGAGGCGGGAAGCGATGCCGCCGCGATGACGACGCGGGCGGTGCGTGACGGTGAGTGGTGGGTGCTTGACGGCGTCAAACGGTGGATCAGCAACGCCGGGGAATCCCGTTTCTACACCGTCTTCGCGGTCACCGATCCCGACGCTGGAACCCACGGCATCTCGGCCTTTGTCGTGGAAGCGGACGATCCGGGGCTCTCGTTTGGCCCTAAGGAGCGCAAGCTCGGCATCCGTGGTTCGCCGACCCGGGAGATGTCCTTCGCCGGCTGTCGTATCCCCGAGTGGCGGATCATCGGTGCGCCGGGGGACGGTTTCTCCCTTGCGATGCGCACGCTCGACCACACCCGGGTGACCATTGCCGCGCAGGCCGTCGGCATCGCGCAAGGGGCGTTGGATGCAGCCGTCGGCTATACGAGCCGCCGGGAGCAGTTCGGTCAGCCGGTCGCGGAATTCCAAGGCGTGCGGTTCACCCTTGCCGACATGGCCATGCGTATTGAGGCGGCGCGGGCGCTCACCTATGTTGCCGCGGCTCACTCCGAACGGGGAAACGGCGACCTCGGATATTTCGGCGCCGCGGCGAAATGTTTTGCCTCCGACGTCGCGATGGCCGTCACGACGGACGCCGTCCAACTCTTCGGCGGCTACGGCTATACCCAGGACTACCCGGTCGAACGGATGATGCGGGACGCGAAAATCACCCAGATTTACGAGGGGACCAATCAGATCCAGCGGGTTGTGATCGGTCGTGAGGTGCTCCGCCGGGCCGCCTCGGGGTCCAGCGGTCCCGTGCGATGATCGGGTCATGACGGAGCTGCGCGGCGTCCCGGTCAGCGCGTCCCGGCTCAGCCTGAGCCGGATCGCGACCGTACTCGACGCGAACCTGTACGGCATTGTCCACGGCGGAACGGTCATGCGGATGATCGACGAAACCGCCGGGGCGGTTGCGTCGCGGCACTGCGGCGGCCGGGCGGTCACCGTGGCGGTGGACGAGATGGTCTTCCTCGTGCCCGTGCATATCGGCGACATCATCACCTGCCAGGCGCAGGTGAACTGGACCGGCCGAACCTCTTGTGAGATCGGGGTGCGGGTGACGGCTCAGCCGTGGGACCGCGCGGACGAGGAGCCGCGGCACGTGGCCTCCGCCTACCTGGTGTTCGTGGCAATCGACGAGAACGAGCGGCCCCGGGCGATTCCACCGGTCATCCCGGAGACCGAAGACGATCACCGGCGCTTTCATGAAGCCGAGATTCGCCGGGGCACCCGGTTGGCCCGCCGGGAGGCGATCCTGCGCTCGCGGGAACGCGCCCGCCCTCGCTGACGCGTCAGCCTTGCACGCACTGGGTGTCGGCGGCGTTGGTCGTCGGCACGCCGAGCGGCCCGAGCGACGGCGTAGCGGACGGGGAGCCGGGTGACGCGGACAGCGCAGGGGACGGGGTCGGCGAGCTGGCGGCGAGCCCGGCCCAGTCCGTTCCGATGGTCAGCACGAGGACATTGCTTGCGCTGGTGTCGAGGGTCTCCTGCGGGGTGACGGCAAGAGCCCCGGCGAGGGTCTTCATCGAATCCGTCCGGCTGGCGGGGTACGAAATTGTTGTCTTCGCCACTGGGATCGAGCTGGCGTTGCCGACACCGGCGATGCGGAACCCTTCGGCGGCGAGCTGGTCGGCCACTTGGCGGGCCAGGCCGTTGGTCGCCGTCCCGTTCAGAACTTCGACCGTCACCTCGGACGGCGGCACGGTGATTGTCGCGACGTTGTGGCCGCCGGACGGTGTTGCGTTGAGCGGCTGGTCATCGCGGATGTAACGGAAGAGCAGGTCCGCTTCGTCGGTACTCCAGTACAGGTGGTAGTACCACTTGTCTCCCTTCGGTGCCGGATATGTCGGCACCGTCGCGAACACGATGTTCTGGGTGTTGATGTGGCGGTAGCGCATCGCAAGGTTGATGAGCTGGGAGCTGCTCATGTCCGTGGTGATGGAGCCGGCGACGGCTGAGTAGAACTCGTACATGTGAACGGGATCGAAGAAATTCGACGTACTCAGCGCTTTGCGCACCATCGCGGCCATGAATTGCTGCTGCCGCTGGATCCGGTGCAGGTCATCCCCGCCGGTCAGACCGTACCGGGCCCGGACGAAGGCCAGCGCTTGCTGTCCTTTCAGCAGCACGGGCCCGGCGGGCAGGTTCAGGCCGGTGTGCGCGTCGTGAATCGGTGAGCATATCGTCAACGGCACGCCGCCGAGGGCATTGGACATTTTGATGACGCCCTCGAAATCAATCTCCAAATAGTGGTCGATGTAGATGCCGGTGAGCGTTTCGAGCGTCTTGACCGAGCAGGCCGGTCCGCCGAGCTGGATCGCTTCATTGAAGAGCGCCTGCACGGGCTTGGTATAGAGCGGATTTCCCGCGGAGTCGCTCAGCGGTTGGCCGTTGGCATCGACCCGGCGGCAGGACGGAATATTCACCACCGAGTCACGTGGGATGCTCACCAACGTGACATGTTTGCCGTCGGCTGACAGGTGCACGAGGATCGCGGTGTCGGAGAGGGTTTCCGTCTGCGCCGGGCCGGTGGTCGGTTGGAAGCTGGAGTTCTCACCCAGCCGGCTGTCGACACCCAGGACGAGGATGTTCTCCGGGCTGCCGCCGCTCGCCGGCGGTGGGGCTTTGCTGGGCCGAGCGGTTGCGCCGATCACGGTGTCGAGGCTGGGCTGATGCCGCACCTTGCTCAGGATGTTGTGGATACCGGCCGCGGCGACGGCGCCGGCGAGGACGACGAGCGCCAGGAAACCGACGAGGACCCGTCCCGCGATCCGCCGGCGTCGCATCGACCGCTGGTACGCGGCCTCCTCGCCCAACGGATCCAGAAGGGAGCGAGGAGAGGCGGGACGCTTCATTCAGCTCCTTCGGCAGGCAGGCCGGTCCGACACTGCCAGGGACGAAGCACCGGGCCCTGAGGTTGTCCGCCGGACCGTCATCAGCGGCCGTCCAGCGACACCGATGGACGGAACGCGCAAGGCTCGCGGCTGGTTCCCCGGCGGGCGGTGCTGGTTCCCCGGCGGGCGCTGCCTGCTGGTGTCCACCAGCTCACGCGGTGCAGGACGCCGTTGCCGCTGTTGTCGCCGATCCGGTCAGGCCTCCGCCGGTCGATCCTGCGGCTCCAGAGCCGCCGGAGCCTCGGTTCGGCGTCCCGGTGGTGCTTGGGCTCGACGAAGTGGCGAGGCCATGGTAATCAGACCCAAGGAGGAGATCGATTTCCCCGGAGAGTTGGTCATTCGGTCGCAACACGGCGCCGGGAATCACCGCCGCGAGGGTATGCGCCGCTGCAGCCTCAGCGGGCGGGTATTCGATCACCGTTGTTGTTGCGCCGGAGCCCCGGTTGGCCGGCGTGCCAATGACGTCGAATCCCGCTTGGGCGAGTTCCGCCGACGCCCGGGCGGCGAGGCCATTGATTCCCGCTGCGTTGAAGACCCGGACGTGCACCTGACTGCGCGGCAGCGTGCTCGGCTGGGCGGAGGGGGAGAGCACGGATTGGTCGGCGGCGAGAGCGGCGAAGAGCTGCTGGGCCTTGGCGGTGTCGACGATGTCGACGGATTCGCCATTCCGGGTGCCGAACCCGGCAATGGGCATCGTGGTGAGGACGACGTTCCCGGTGCTCAAACCACGGAGACTGACGGCCAGTTTCTCCATGTCCGCGGTGCTCATCCCCGCGTCGACGGTCACCGATTTCGTGAACGCGTCGAGGAACGCGTTGAGTTTCAGCGGATTGGTGAGCGTGCCGGCGCTCTCCACCTTGCGCATCATCGCGGCGAGGAATTGCTGCTGCCGTTTGATCCGGTCCAAGTCGCCGAGCGGCAGCCCATACCGCTGCCGGACAAAGGCCAATGCCTGTGCGCCGTTCAGATGGTGCCATCCTGCGCTGAGATTGATCCCGGTGTTCACATCATGCGCGGGGCGGCTCAGACACACATCAACGCCGCCGAGCGCATCGACCATGCGCTGGAATCCGGCGAAGTCGATTTCCACGTAGTGGTCGATGTGCAGCCCGGTGAGTTCCTGCACTGTCTTGACGAGCAGGGCGGCGCCGCCAAGGGCGAATGCGGCGTTGAGTTTGTCTTGATGGGCGGGGTGCAGGACGCCGTTGGCGTCGGTGTACGCCGGGATGGTGACCCAGGAGTCCCGCGGAAGCGACACCAGGGTCGCCCTGCCGTGCCCCTTGGCCAGGTGCGCGAGGATGACGGTGTCGGAGCGTTGCCCGAGCACCTGCGTCTGGCCCTTCGGTGCTTGGGCGAATTGGTCACCCGCCCCGGTGCGGGTGTCCGACCCGACGAGGAGGACGTTCTCCGCCCCACCGGTCGCCTTCGTTCCACCAGGTGTGATCACACCCGTCGCCCGGTTGAGGTTTCCGTTGTAGTGCACGTAGCGGCCGTAGAGGAGACCGCTGGTCAGGAGAATCCCGACGGCGACGACGGCGGCGAACCGCCGGAGGCCTCGCCGCTCGGTTCCCGGTGCGGGACCGCGCGGATCGAGCTCCGGCGGTAATGTCAGGGGCGGCGTGGTCACTTTGCTGAGAGTAGCGGTTCGCGGTCCGGGGACGGGGTATTCGACGGGGACGGGGTATTCGATGGTCGCCTGCATGGTGATTGGGTAGCGTGGGCCGACATGAAGGCACTCGTGCTCTCCGGGGGAGCGGGCACCCGGCTCCGTCCGATCACCCACACCTCCGCCAAGCAACTCGTCCCGGTGGCGAACAAGCCGGTGTTGTTCTACGGCCTGGAGGCGATCCGGGACGCCGGGATCACCGACGTCGGCATCATCGTCGGCGACACGCGCGCCGAGATCGAGGCCGCGGTGGGCGACGGCTCAGCGCTGGGCATCAAGGCGACGTACATCCATCAGGAGGCGCCGCTCGGCCTCGCCCACTGTGTGCTGATTGCGCGGGATTTTCTCGGCGATGACGACTTCGTCATGTACCTCGGGGACAACTTCATCATCGGCGGCATTACCGATCTCGTTCAGGAATTCGTCCGGTGCGGCGCGGATGCGCAAATTCTGCTCACCAAGGTGGACAACCCTCAACAATTCGGGATTGCCGAGCTTGACGAGGAGGGGCGCGTCGTCCGCCTGGTGGAGAAACCGGCCCAGCCTCGCAGCGACCTCGCTTTGGTCGGCGTCTACATGTTCAAACCGGCGATTCACCAGGCGGTGCGTGCGATCCGCCCGAGCGCCCGGGGTGAATTAGAAATCACTGATGCCATCCAGTGGCTGGTCGACAACGGGTACAACGTTCGGTCCCACTTTGTCAACGGTTACTGGAAAGACACCGGGCGGCTCGAGGACATGCTGGAGTGCAATCGGAAAGTGCTCGAGACGATCGAGCCGGCCTGCCGCGGGCGGGTCGACGCCGAGAGCCGCATCATCGGACGGGTGGTGATTGAGGACGGCGCTGTCATCGAGCGGTCCACGGTTCGCGGCCCGGCGATTATCGGCAAGGGCACGAAAATCATCGAGAGTTACGTCGGACCCTTCACGTCGATTTACCACGACTGCGTCATCGAGCGCACCGAGATCGAACACTCCATCATCTTGGAAGCCACGAAGATCATCGGAGTGAGCCGCATCGAGGACTCGTTGATCGGCAAAGAAGTGGAGGTGGCGCCGTCCACCGCGCTGCCTCGGGCGCACCGGCTCATGCTCGGCGATCACAGTAAGGTCTCGATCGCGTACTGACGTACCGTCCCGCCGGGCAATGCCGTACTGACGCACCACCGCCGGGCGTAAGGCACCCTCCCGCCCGAACAGGGCTCCCGCACCGCCGCCCGGCGTCCGGCGCCGCTCGCGGCCGGGTCCGTCGTCCTGCGCCGCCGGGCATCCGGCCCGGCTCGCGGCCGACTGACCGCCGGAACCTTCCCGGGTCATCAGGCGTCCATACTCCGGACCCTTGATCAACCACTGACGCTACGGTGCATGGCGACGGTCACCAAGGGGGAGCGGCGTGCAAGGCCTCGTGTCGCAGGTGCCCTCACCGCCGTCGGGCGCACGGTCGCCGCGGCGGCGCGAGGCGTTGGCTGCGTCACTCTTCCCACCGGCGCCGGCGGCTCGGGGCGCCCGGTCGGTCGCCGTCGTCGGCTATCTGGCCGCCGCGGTGGTCGGCTTCTTCGTCGATCTGCGGTGGGCGGGCGCCCAGCGCACCGGCTGGCTGTGGGCCGAGGACGGCGCGGTTTTCCTGCGGGACGCCCTCCGCGGCCCGATCTGGCACACCCTCGCGCATCCCTACGCGGGGTACATGCACCTGGTACCGCGGCTTGTCGCCGCGACGGTATCGGCATTCCCGGTTCAACAGGCGGCTCGGCTGACCGCCGCGGCAGCGGCGCTGCTCCGGGTTGGGGTGGCGCTCTTCGTGTTCCGGGCGAGCAGCGGGCACCTCCGATCGCCGATCGTCCGGTTCTTCCTCGCCGCACTCGTCGTCGTCCTCCCGGCGGCTGGATTCGAGGCGCTCGACAATCTGGCGAACATTCATTGGTTCTTGACCTTCGCGGCCTTCTGGGCGATTCTCTGGCAACCAGCCCGCTGGTGGGAGTCGGCGCTGGCCGGGGTGGTGGTCCTCACGGCGGCGCTGACCAACCCGCTCTCGGCCGTGTTCCTCCCGCTGGTCGTGCTGCGAGCGTTCACCGGTCGCGGCTGGCGCGACCAGGTGGTGCCCGGCTGCTACCTCATCGGCGTCGTCGGCCAGCTTCTGGTCGCGGCGACCACCCATCGTCCGGCCCACCAGTCCTTCGGCGTGCTCGACGGGCTCGAGTTCTTCGCCAACCGTGTGATCCTCGGGACGCTTGCCGGCTACCGGGCAACGGTATGGGCGTGGCAGATCGCCGGCTGGGGTGCGGTCGGGGTGGCGGGGGTGGTCGTAATCGGAATCGTGCTCGCGGCGCTCCGGACGCCAGGTCCGCGCCGCTGGCTCGCGGTCTCGGCCCTGGCAGCGACCGTGGTCGCCTTCGCCGTGATGTTCGCCGAGCCTGCGGTGACCCCGGGCACGCGGTTTCAGCTGGCCGGGTTGCAGCTCTCCCGCTACCAGGTACTGCCGTCGCTGCTGCTCTTCAGCGCGATCGCGGCGGGTCTGGACGCGCTGCGCCGGTGGTCGGCTGTCGGCGTCCGGGCCGGGCTCTTCGTGCTCGTCGCGGTCACCGTGCTGCTCGACCTACCGGCGACGCACCGGGTCTGGGTAGCGCGCGAAGGGCGCATTCTACCGTGGCGGAGCGAGGTCGTCGTCGCGGGGGTGCAGTGCCAGGTCCGCGGCGCAACGACGGCGTACCTGAACGAACTGCCCGCTGGCTGGCACGTGCCGGTGCCCTGCGGCGTCCTGGAGGCGTCCTTGCGAGAATCGAAGAGCGGCGGCTGACGCCGTGGTCTCACGTGATCCCGGCAGTTGACGAAGGTAAGGGACGGCGTCCATGCGTGTTTTCGTGACCGGGGGAGCCGGTTTCATCGGTTCGCATTACGTGCGGACCATGCTCTCCGGCGGGTACGCCGGTTACGAGGACGCTGAAGTGACGGTCTACGACAAGCTCACCTACGCGGGAAATCTGGCCAATCTCGCTCCGGTGGCCGACAGTCCCCGGTACCGCTTCATCCAAGGCGACATCTGTGACGGCCGGCTCCTTGCCGAGGTCTTGCCGGGCCACGACCTCGTGGTGAATTTCGCCGCCGAATCGCACGTCGACCGGTCGATTTACGGCGCCGCGGAATTCGTCGTCACCAACGTGCTCGGCGCCCAGACCCTCTTCGAGGCCTGCGTCCAGGCGGGGATTCCCCGCGTCGTGCACGTCTCCACCGACGAGGTGTACGGCTCGATCCTCGAGGGGTCATGGACCGAAGACCACATTCTGGAACCGAATTCGCCCTATTCGGCCAGCAAGGCGGGCGCTGACCTGCTCGCCCGCGCGTACGCGGGGACGTACGGGTTGAATATCTCGGTGACCCGCTGCACGAACAACTACGGTCCGTATCAATTTCCGGAGAAAGTCATTCCGCTCTTCATCACGAATCTCATCGACGGCAAGAAGGTTCCGCTGTACGGCGACGGGCTCAACGTGCGCGACTGGCTGCATGTCGACGACCACTGCCGCGGCATCCAAATCGTTGCGGAGAAAGGCCGGCCCGGCGAGTACTACAACATCGGCGGCGGACTGGAATTGACGAACCGGGAGCTGACCCAGAAGCTGCTCGACGCGTGCGGGGCGACCTGGGACTCGGTGGAATTCGTCGAAGACCGCAAGAATCACGACCGGCGGTATTCGCTGGACGACACCAAGATCCGTGCTCTGGGGTATGAACCGCGGGTGAGCTTCGACGAAGGGCTCGCCCAGACCATCCGCTGGTATCACGAGAACGAATGGTGGTGGCGGCCGCTCAAGGAGAAGGCGGCGCTGCCGCGATGACGCGTTGGCTGGTCACCGGCGCCGGCGGTCAACTGGGCAGTGATCTCGTCGATCTGCTCCAGCGTTCCGGGGCGGAGGTCGTCGGTCTGGCCCGCGCCGAGCTGGACATCACCGACGCCGACGCCGTGCTCGCCGCGTGCGAGCGGTTCCACCCGGACGTCGTCATCAACGCCGCCGCCTACACCGCGGTGGACGCCGCTGAATCCGATCCCGCCACGGCCTTTGCCGTGAACGCCGAGGGTGCCGGTCACGTCGCCGCCGCGACGGCCAAGCTGGGTGCCCGGCTCGTGCACGTCTCCACCGACTACGTCTTCGCCGGGGACGCGACCTCGCCGTACGACGAGGAGGCGCCGGTTGCGCCGCGGAGCGTGTACGGCCGGAGCAAGGCGGCGGGCGAGCGTGCCGTCCTGGAGGCGCATCCAGGCGCTTACGTCGTGCGGACCGCCTGGGTGTACGGAGCAGTGGGGCAGAACTTCGTCAAGACCATGGCCCGGCTGGAGCGGGAGAAGGAGACCGTCACTGTCGTCGATGATCAACGCGGTTCGCCGACCTGGTCCCGGGACCTTGCTGATGCGCTGATCACTCTGGCCCGGTCGGATGCGCCGCCCGGGGTGTACCACTGCACGAACGCCGGCGAGACGACCTGGTTCGGCTTCGCTCGAGCGATCTTTGAGGAGCTTGGCGCCGACCCGACCCGCGTCCGGCCGACCACGACCGCGGCGTTTCCGCGGCCGGCGCCGCGTCCCGCCTACTCCGTCCTGGGGCACCGCCGGTGGCAGCAGGCCGGCTTGCCGGCGATGCGGCCGTGGCGGGACGCACTCCGCGCGGCGTTCGCCTTCTGCGGCCCGGCGTTGCGCGGTGATCCGACCGGGGCCTAGCGGAGATCTTCCTCACTCCGGCACGCCCCGCCGCGCCGGGGTCGGCCGCCACGGCGCCGCGACCGCCAGCGGAGATCTTCCTCTCGCTGCTCAGATCTCCGGTCGTTGGTGCCGAGAAAAACCCCGTCCGCATCACCACTAATTCGGAGAAATTGCCACGATCTCCAGCGAAAGGGTGCTTAGGTATAGAGAGTCACAACTGTCGCTCTAGTTCACAGGAGTAACGGTCTTGCGTCGCGCCCTCATCCTCCCCGCACTGCTCGCGCTTCCGATTGGTCTTCTCGTCGCTCCTGTCATCTCTGCACCCACTCCCACGCCGCACGCGGTGGCGCCGCGCGTCTACCACCACTCGCTCAACGTCCCGCCGCAACCGGTAACGAGCGGCGGCCTGGTCACGACCGGCGAGTTGGCGACCAAGCCGTTCCGCGCGGTGGGGCTGAGTTGGCGACACGATCCGGCGATCACCAATCTCAAAGCCGAGATTCGCGTGCGCACCGACGGGCGCTGGACGTCGTGGCAGGACGTCGAGGCCAGTGACATCGGTGCGGATCGGTCCACGGACTCCGGGCGGGTGGCACCGCGGGACGCGACCGAGCCGCTCTGGGTCGATCACGCGGACGGCGTCCAGGTGCGGCTGATCGCATATACCGGGGACGAGCCGAAGGATCTCCGGATCGAGCTCATCGACCCCGGCACTTCCGCAGCCGATGCGCATCCGGGCCCGCCGCATCCGCTGCAAACAGCCGTGGCTGCCGCTGCGCAACCGCAGATCTACACCCGTGCCCAGTGGGGCGCGGACGAGTCGCTGCGGCTCTCGGCATGTCCGGACGGTCCGCAGTACACCGGGCCGGCCAAGGTGGGGTTCGTCCACCACACGGTGACCGGGAACTCGTACACGCCTGCCGACGTACCCGCCATCATCCGGTCGATCTACGCCTATCACGTGCAAGGCGAAGGCTGGTGCGACATCGGATACAACTTCCTCGTCGACCAGTTCGGCCGGATCTGGGAAGGCCGGTACGGCGGTGTCGACAAGAACGTGCTCGGCGCGCATACCGGCGGGTTCAACACCAACAGTTTCGGCGTCGCGATGATTGGGACGTTCACCACCGCCGTGCCGCCGACCGCGATGGTCAATGCAGTCGCCGCACTGATGGCGTGGAAATTCACCATCAACTACGACAATCCCCTCGGCACCGCGACTCTCGTCGCTGCATCTTTCAGCGGATCGCGATACCCGGCAGGGACGCCGGTGACCCTCAACGTCGTCTCCGGCCACCGTGACGTCGACCTCACCGACTGTCCCGGCGACGGCGGGTATTCGGTCCTTCCGGCAATCCGCCAGCTTGCCGCGCAGGACATGGGGAATTCCGGCCTCGTCCAGCCGTCGGCCGTGGTCACCCAGCGCACCGTCTCGGGCAACGGCAGCGTTCGTGTCACCGCCGGCATGATGAGCCCCGGGGATTGGACGCTCGCGGTGCAGAATTCCGCTGGCGCCACGGTCCGGACGGTGTCCGGCTCCGGTTCGACCGTCGACGTCACGTGGGACATGACCGATGACTCGGGCGTTCCGGTTCCGCCCGGCCCGTACACCCTGACGTTGTCGAGCGTGCAGAACGGCAATGCGGCATATCCGTGGTCGACGACGGTTGTGGTTGGCGCGCCGTTCGGTTCATTGGACGGCGCAACGGCCCCTGCCCTGAACACTGTTGAGGTGCGCGGCTGGGCCCTGTCGGGGTTGAGCGACGATCCGGTGACCGTCCGGGTCACCGTTTCCGGGGCGACCGTCGGCACGACGACGGCCACCGCTCCGCGGCCTGATGTGGCTGCAGTGTTTCCGGGTTATTCCATCAACCATGGTTATGACGCCACTTTTTCCGCGAGCCCTGGTTATCACACGGTGTGCACGTTCGGCGTCAGTACCATCGGCGGCCCGGACACTCTGCTCGGCTGCCAAGGGGTGACCGTGCCTGGCCCGTCCATGACCGGGAATCCGCAAGGGAATTTCGAGACGATTCGCGGCGGACCCGGCGTCGTTGAAGTAACCGGCTGGGCACTTGACCCCGATACGGTCAATCCGATCACCGTGCATGTCTATGTCGACGGCGCATTTGCGACGGCGATCACGGCGGACGGCAACCGTCCGGACGTCGCCGCGGTCTTCCCGCAGTACGGCCCCGCGCACGGCTTCGACGGCTTTGTCACCGGCCTGTACGGCGGCACGCACACGGTGTGCGTATACGCGATAAACGTCGGCCCGGGCACGGTCAATCCCGTTCTCGGGTGCAAGCAGGTGAGTCTGCCGGGCGGGAATCCATTTGGGAATTTCGAAGCGGCGCAGGGTCTTCCCGGTGCTGCGCGGGTGACCGGCTGGACGATCGATCCCGACACGGCGAA
Encoded proteins:
- a CDS encoding acyl-CoA dehydrogenase family protein; protein product: MAMDPGSGPFLLPAEYAAVRDAVRRLAEERIAPRAAEIDRTGEFPWDVHDVLARSGFHAPRIPEQYGGSGADALATAVIIEEIARVCAASSLIPAVNTLGTLPLLLAGAHELCARYLPLVAKGDAMFSYALSEPEAGSDAAAMTTRAVRDGEWWVLDGVKRWISNAGESRFYTVFAVTDPDAGTHGISAFVVEADDPGLSFGPKERKLGIRGSPTREMSFAGCRIPEWRIIGAPGDGFSLAMRTLDHTRVTIAAQAVGIAQGALDAAVGYTSRREQFGQPVAEFQGVRFTLADMAMRIEAARALTYVAAAHSERGNGDLGYFGAAAKCFASDVAMAVTTDAVQLFGGYGYTQDYPVERMMRDAKITQIYEGTNQIQRVVIGREVLRRAASGSSGPVR
- a CDS encoding acyl-CoA thioesterase, whose amino-acid sequence is MTELRGVPVSASRLSLSRIATVLDANLYGIVHGGTVMRMIDETAGAVASRHCGGRAVTVAVDEMVFLVPVHIGDIITCQAQVNWTGRTSCEIGVRVTAQPWDRADEEPRHVASAYLVFVAIDENERPRAIPPVIPETEDDHRRFHEAEIRRGTRLARREAILRSRERARPR
- a CDS encoding LCP family protein; amino-acid sequence: MKRPASPRSLLDPLGEEAAYQRSMRRRRIAGRVLVGFLALVVLAGAVAAAGIHNILSKVRHQPSLDTVIGATARPSKAPPPASGGSPENILVLGVDSRLGENSSFQPTTGPAQTETLSDTAILVHLSADGKHVTLVSIPRDSVVNIPSCRRVDANGQPLSDSAGNPLYTKPVQALFNEAIQLGGPACSVKTLETLTGIYIDHYLEIDFEGVIKMSNALGGVPLTICSPIHDAHTGLNLPAGPVLLKGQQALAFVRARYGLTGGDDLHRIQRQQQFMAAMVRKALSTSNFFDPVHMYEFYSAVAGSITTDMSSSQLINLAMRYRHINTQNIVFATVPTYPAPKGDKWYYHLYWSTDEADLLFRYIRDDQPLNATPSGGHNVATITVPPSEVTVEVLNGTATNGLARQVADQLAAEGFRIAGVGNASSIPVAKTTISYPASRTDSMKTLAGALAVTPQETLDTSASNVLVLTIGTDWAGLAASSPTPSPALSASPGSPSATPSLGPLGVPTTNAADTQCVQG
- a CDS encoding LCP family protein; amino-acid sequence: MQATIEYPVPVEYPVPGPRTATLSKVTTPPLTLPPELDPRGPAPGTERRGLRRFAAVVAVGILLTSGLLYGRYVHYNGNLNRATGVITPGGTKATGGAENVLLVGSDTRTGAGDQFAQAPKGQTQVLGQRSDTVILAHLAKGHGRATLVSLPRDSWVTIPAYTDANGVLHPAHQDKLNAAFALGGAALLVKTVQELTGLHIDHYVEIDFAGFQRMVDALGGVDVCLSRPAHDVNTGINLSAGWHHLNGAQALAFVRQRYGLPLGDLDRIKRQQQFLAAMMRKVESAGTLTNPLKLNAFLDAFTKSVTVDAGMSTADMEKLAVSLRGLSTGNVVLTTMPIAGFGTRNGESVDIVDTAKAQQLFAALAADQSVLSPSAQPSTLPRSQVHVRVFNAAGINGLAARASAELAQAGFDVIGTPANRGSGATTTVIEYPPAEAAAAHTLAAVIPGAVLRPNDQLSGEIDLLLGSDYHGLATSSSPSTTGTPNRGSGGSGAAGSTGGGLTGSATTAATASCTA
- a CDS encoding glucose-1-phosphate thymidylyltransferase; the encoded protein is MKALVLSGGAGTRLRPITHTSAKQLVPVANKPVLFYGLEAIRDAGITDVGIIVGDTRAEIEAAVGDGSALGIKATYIHQEAPLGLAHCVLIARDFLGDDDFVMYLGDNFIIGGITDLVQEFVRCGADAQILLTKVDNPQQFGIAELDEEGRVVRLVEKPAQPRSDLALVGVYMFKPAIHQAVRAIRPSARGELEITDAIQWLVDNGYNVRSHFVNGYWKDTGRLEDMLECNRKVLETIEPACRGRVDAESRIIGRVVIEDGAVIERSTVRGPAIIGKGTKIIESYVGPFTSIYHDCVIERTEIEHSIILEATKIIGVSRIEDSLIGKEVEVAPSTALPRAHRLMLGDHSKVSIAY
- the rfbB gene encoding dTDP-glucose 4,6-dehydratase, yielding MRVFVTGGAGFIGSHYVRTMLSGGYAGYEDAEVTVYDKLTYAGNLANLAPVADSPRYRFIQGDICDGRLLAEVLPGHDLVVNFAAESHVDRSIYGAAEFVVTNVLGAQTLFEACVQAGIPRVVHVSTDEVYGSILEGSWTEDHILEPNSPYSASKAGADLLARAYAGTYGLNISVTRCTNNYGPYQFPEKVIPLFITNLIDGKKVPLYGDGLNVRDWLHVDDHCRGIQIVAEKGRPGEYYNIGGGLELTNRELTQKLLDACGATWDSVEFVEDRKNHDRRYSLDDTKIRALGYEPRVSFDEGLAQTIRWYHENEWWWRPLKEKAALPR
- the rfbD gene encoding dTDP-4-dehydrorhamnose reductase; translation: MTRWLVTGAGGQLGSDLVDLLQRSGAEVVGLARAELDITDADAVLAACERFHPDVVINAAAYTAVDAAESDPATAFAVNAEGAGHVAAATAKLGARLVHVSTDYVFAGDATSPYDEEAPVAPRSVYGRSKAAGERAVLEAHPGAYVVRTAWVYGAVGQNFVKTMARLEREKETVTVVDDQRGSPTWSRDLADALITLARSDAPPGVYHCTNAGETTWFGFARAIFEELGADPTRVRPTTTAAFPRPAPRPAYSVLGHRRWQQAGLPAMRPWRDALRAAFAFCGPALRGDPTGA
- a CDS encoding N-acetylmuramoyl-L-alanine amidase; its protein translation is MRRALILPALLALPIGLLVAPVISAPTPTPHAVAPRVYHHSLNVPPQPVTSGGLVTTGELATKPFRAVGLSWRHDPAITNLKAEIRVRTDGRWTSWQDVEASDIGADRSTDSGRVAPRDATEPLWVDHADGVQVRLIAYTGDEPKDLRIELIDPGTSAADAHPGPPHPLQTAVAAAAQPQIYTRAQWGADESLRLSACPDGPQYTGPAKVGFVHHTVTGNSYTPADVPAIIRSIYAYHVQGEGWCDIGYNFLVDQFGRIWEGRYGGVDKNVLGAHTGGFNTNSFGVAMIGTFTTAVPPTAMVNAVAALMAWKFTINYDNPLGTATLVAASFSGSRYPAGTPVTLNVVSGHRDVDLTDCPGDGGYSVLPAIRQLAAQDMGNSGLVQPSAVVTQRTVSGNGSVRVTAGMMSPGDWTLAVQNSAGATVRTVSGSGSTVDVTWDMTDDSGVPVPPGPYTLTLSSVQNGNAAYPWSTTVVVGAPFGSLDGATAPALNTVEVRGWALSGLSDDPVTVRVTVSGATVGTTTATAPRPDVAAVFPGYSINHGYDATFSASPGYHTVCTFGVSTIGGPDTLLGCQGVTVPGPSMTGNPQGNFETIRGGPGVVEVTGWALDPDTVNPITVHVYVDGAFATAITADGNRPDVAAVFPQYGPAHGFDGFVTGLYGGTHTVCVYAINVGPGTVNPVLGCKQVSLPGGNPFGNFEAAQGLPGAARVTGWTIDPDTANPILVHVYVDGRFAGLGRADGNRPDVAAAFPGYGAAHGFDVTVPVSYGGRHQVCVYSINVGVGSVNPLLGCRTVTLPTGVPFGSLDTAVGGSGTIHVTGWAIDPDVVTPIVVHIYVDGRGAVALTANGYRPDVAAAFTGYGSAHGFAGDVGASPGTHLVCAYGINVGPGNVNPLFRCLRVTVR